ATTTTGGATAGTTCAGTTCTTTCTGGTGACTGTGTGTTTCAGAAATCCTTTGCTTTATCTGTGGATTTTAAATCAGCAAAAGATGATGGTGCTTGGACTCTCATCAATATTTATGCACCCTGCCAAAATGCACAACAATTAGCCTTTCTCGCCTGGTTTCATAATATTCAGGTGGCTGATGATGTTGACTGGTTAATTGTTGGTGACTTTAATTTGATCAGATCACCTAATGACAGAAATAAACCAAGTGGAAATTTAAATGAAATGCTCCTATTTAATGAGGCtattagcaatttgggtttgattgaAATTCTTTTGAAGGGTAGAAAGTTTATTTGGAGTAATATGCAGGCTGCACCTCTTTTAGAGAGACTAGATTGGTTTTTCACATCACTTTCTTGGACTACATCCTACCCAAACACTATAGCTATGCCTCTTGCCATGACAACCTCAGATCATATTCCTTGTGTCATCTCATTCCAAACCTCTATTCCAAAGTCACATATTTTTAGATTTGAGAACATATGGTTGCAGTTAGAAGGTTTTCTGCCACTTGTTGAAAATGCGTGGACACATTTTGTGCATTATGCTGATGCTGTTAAAAGGATCACTGCCAAGTTTAAAGTTCTTAGGAAGGTTTTGAAACAGTGGGCTAAATCCCTCTCCTCTCTCAAGGATGAAATTGAGGACTGTAACTCTGTCATTGCTCTCTTGGACTCAGTAGAAAATTACAGATCCTTGACTACTTCAGAGGTTGATCTTAGAGTTTCCCTTAAGAAGCATCTTACACGGCTCCTTAAACAGCAATTGGATTACTGGAAGCAGAGAGGAAATATCAAATGGTTCACTTTGGGAGATTCCAATTGAAAGTTTTTTCATTCTATAGCTACTGTTCAAAAGAGGAAAAATCATATTGCATCTCTGACACACTCTGATGGTTCCATTGCTACCTCTCATGAGAGCAAGGCAAGGCTGTTGTTGGATTCCTATAAAGAAAGACTGGACCAAACTGCTCCAACTTTAAACTCCTTTGATATGGCTAGTTTGCTTGCTTCTCATGTAGATCTGTCTTTTTTGGAGGAACCTTTTTCATCCAAGGAAATAGATGATGTGGTCAAGGAGTTTCCTAATAATAAGTCTCCTGGTCATGATGGATTTAATGCTGAATTTTTAAGGAAGTGTTGGCCAGTGATAAAAATAGACTTTCATGATCTTTGTATTCAATTTCATCAGGGTGATCTTTGCCTAGAGAGTATCAATAAATGTTTCATCACTCTTGTGCCTAAAAAGCAATGCTGCCACCACCAATGACTATAGGCCAATCTCTCTTCTTAATTGTACTCTCAAGCTGTTGACTAAGCTTCTGGCAAATAGACTTCAGAAAGTGATCATGCAGCTAATCCATGAAAATCAGTATGGTTTTATTAAATCAAGAACAATCCAGGATTGTCTCTCTTGGGCTTATGAATATTTGCACCAATGTCACAAGTCAAAGAAAGAGCTGGTCATTCTTAAGCTGGAATTTGAAAAAGCTTTTGATAAGGTGGAACATAGCTTCATTATGCAGGTTCTAGAGCACAAGGGTTTTGGGCATAAATGGTGTCAGTGTATAAAATTGATTCTTAATTCAGCTACATCTGTAGTTCTTCTAAATGGAGTACCTGGATCTTTATTCCACTGTAAAAGAGGGATTAGGCAAGGGGATCCCCTTTCCCCTATTCTCTTTGTGTTAGCTGCTGATTTCCTTCAAACCATTGTTAATAAGGCTATGAGAGATGGGTTTCTAACCAGGCCTCTACCTTTAACCTCTTCATTAGACTTCCCCATTATTCAGTATGCTGATGACACTCTCCTCATCTTGCCTGCTGATGAGTTTCAATTGTTGTTTCTGAAGGATATGTTGATTGATTTTGGAAATGCCAAAGGGTTAAAGGCCAACTATGATAAGTCAAATTTAATTCCAATCAACATTTATGAAGAGAGGCTACAGGTGCTCCTACAGACCGTTCAATATCAGAAAGGCTATTTGCCTTTCACATACCTTGGGTTGCCCTTAAGTACAACCAAACCTGCAAAGGAATTCTTCATGCCTATCCTTCAGAGTGCCCAGAGAAGACTTTCTGCTTGTTCAATGTACCTCAGCTATGGAGATATGCTCAGACTGGTTAATTCTGTCTTGTCCTCTCTGCCAACATTCTATATGAGTACCCTCAGATTATATCAATGGGTAATTAAGGAGTTTGATAAGTATAGGAGACATTGTCTTTGGGGAAGGAAGGATTTAGAAGAACATGGCCAGCCCCTAGCTGCATGGGAAATAGTGTGTAAGCCCAAGGATCAAGGAGGGTTAGgagtggtgaatttatccactcaGAATAGTTGTTTGCTTATGAAGCATCTGCGCAAATTTTATAATAAAGCCAATCTCCCTTGGGTGAAGCTGTTATGGGAAGTCTACTATGCCAATGCTTTGCCTCCATCCAGGTCCAGAGATATCTCATTTTGGTGGAGAGATTTCTTGAAGAGTTTATCAGATTTTAAAGGTTTGGCTAAGTGTTCCATTGGAACAGGATCTTATGTTCTGTTGTGGACAGATTCTTGGAACAATGTGCCTCTAAATATGCAGCTTCCACATCTGTATTCCTTTACAGTTAATGAAGTGGTTTCCATTCATCAAGGAAAATCTTTAGAACAACTGTCAGCTCTGTTCCATCTACCTTTGTCCAATGAACCTTTTGCTCAGTTTCAAACTCTACAAGATTTTATGATCAATCTTCCTGATAGTTCTGATTCTGATTCTTGGGAGGTTTTTGGGAGCAATATGAATTTCAAATTCTCTAAGGCATATAAGCACTTTGTTGGTCAGCATTTGGTTTGTCCTGCTATCAAGAAGTTCTGGAAAACATGCTATCATTCTAAGCACAAAGTCTTCTTCTAGCTGCTTCTGCAAGATAGACTAAATACAAGGCAGTTGTTGCAAAAAAAGAATTTTTTTCTGCCTGACTATTCTTGTGCTATGTGTGGGTATTTGCACCTAGAATCACGAACTAATTTTTCTTCACATGCCTTTTTGCTCTCATGTGCTGGCAATATTTTTTTTCCAGGATGGTCTCTTCCTGTGAATTCAGGGCAGCCCTCTTTGCGCACAGAGGTCATTGACTCACTCTCTGTTGCTATTGGAAAATCATTCTTAATGGACATTATCATCCTTGGCAGTTGGTCAATTTGGAGAACTAGAAATAATTTTCTATTCAAAGATGTCACTCCCAATTTATACAGATGCAAGAAATTATTCAAGGAGGAGTTCGCTCTCTTGGTCTTCAAGGCAAAAAGGAAATCCTATGCAGGACTTGCAGATTGGGTGAAGCTTTTCAACtagtttcttttctgttttttattagtTATGAGGTGCTTTTCTCTAGCACCTTGTTTAGCTGTTCTTTAGACTTTTGGACTCTTTTTATTcttatataaaataaataaaatacacaGTGGGGAAACCCACTGTTCAACCTCAAAAAAAACAGCCAGAAATCATGGCAGCGCTCAAAGCCACCATGTAGACATCTCCAAGGTGCAGCTTTCTTCCCCGCCAGCTCGCGGATCTGCAAGCATCTGCGCCATAATCCTCTctcccctcgccaccatggccggccagagaGAGCAGCACGACAACAACCTGCCAAATCTTGAAGAGGCAGACCCTGCACTTATTCAGAGATCTCCCGCTGACCGGAGCTCTACCGGTATTTTCCAACCACAAGAGCATGCCACAGAACTGTAGTAACGACCATCCAGCGCCATGCGGTAGCACTGGAAGGATCCAGCCCAACGGCATCTCGCCAGTCGCCACAGAGGCACACAATACTAACCCTAAACCTACACCTAGACTATACAGCTACCCCCATCTCCTCTCCGGCCGGCGAGACCAGCGGAGGAAGAGGATCGAGGCGCCGGGAGCTCACGGGTGACTCTCAAGGAAGACCGGGGAGAGAGACGGGGAAGAGGAAAAGAGCTCTCTAGTGTAGCTCCTTACAAAGTATTTTAATATATATGTAACAATAAAAACTAGTATCCATACTTGTGCCTAGAAGATCATGGCACTATTTTAAAAAAAACATTCATAACTAAATACTTTCAAAACTGATATTCAACAATTAAGAGTTGGCCATTATTACTTATTAGCAACAATATGCCGATACTTTTTGGAAGGGGGCACGCTTGACCCATCGCAAAAACAGGAACTCATAGATATTCTCAATTTAGGAGGACAAAAGAGCTTAGATTTAATTCTCGTGGCTACATGCGTGATTTTTCTACATGTGTACTTTTGGAATTAACAGTAGTTTCTCCTTCCGGCGAATGGTTAGCCCAAACACCTCTGTCATATCAATGTCTTTTATCTCAACTCCCCGTGATGGTTCCCAGTCAAAATTGTATATGAGGTTTGCCAACATAAGCTCGATATTGGTGAGCCCGATGTTTATACCAGGGCATATCCTTCGTCCTGCCCCAAACGGCAAGAACTGGAAATCATTCCCCTTGAAGTTGACGTGCACATCGTTTCCTCCTTCTACAAATCTCTCAGGTCTGAACTCTTCTGCATCCTCCCAGGAGGTCAGGTGCCTACCAATGGCCCATGCATTGACGATAACACGTGTCCCAGAAGAAATCATATATCCATCGATGTTGCAGTCAGCCATGGCAAGGTGTGGAGCAAGGAAAGGCGATACAGGATGCAGCCGAAGTGATTCCTTTATCACTGCTCTTAAGTACGCCATGTTGTTTATGTCATTTTCAGTGACAATTTTTTGTCCCGGTGGTACGATACTCCTCATTTCGTCTTGCAGTTTCCTCATCAGGCCTGGCCTCCTCATGAGCTCAGCCAAGGTGAATTCGAGGGTGTTAGATGATGTATCTATTGCAGCAAAAAATACATCCTGCAGATATCAATTAATTTGGATGATGTAAGCAATACAATAAATCAACATATAAAATATGGAAGGTATCATTAATACTTACTGTCAGGAGAGCTTTCATGTGCTCTCTTGTGAGATCATACTCATGCTGAACAGACAATAAAATATCTACGAAATCGGCATCCTTGTGATCAAAATTTGATTTTTTCTTGCTCACACGATCATTGATCACCTTGTCCAGCAGATCGGCCCATCTATTCCTCACTCTCTCAGCCTTAGCACAAATTGCCCTCCTCAGCACTCCTACTCTAGCCAAAGCCGGGAAGCATTCCTCCAAGTTGAACCCTCCTAGCACATGTGAGGTATCGTTGATGAGGTCCCGGAACAGCTTGGTCTGTCCTTCTTTTAGGAAGAAATTTCCAGACACGATGCGGCAAGCCATATTATTCGAGAATGAGTAGAGCAGCTCACTCATGTCCACCGTACCGCCTGTTGTTGCTACCTCGTTAATCTTGGCCATGGCCATGCTCACCTATGATGGAACATATTAAACTATTAGACTAGCTTACATATACTGTAGGAAACAATTAGCCGAGGACAAAAGGTGAAGTCAATTTTCTTTATTTCCTTTGTGAACACAGTTTAGTGCACAAATCATGATTTATTTTTCTGCCTAGTAATGAAATACACCATTTATTATTTACACCCATTTTATATGAAGTAATTTTTCTTTCAAATTAGCCTAAATATCGTTGAAGTCATTTTTCAGCATTGAACTAGATGTGTCGGTGGTCCAATAAGAGAATTACTGGTAAACTTGTCGATCAACCGCTCACTCACTAGTCCGGGTATTTAATCTAGGGGGTGGAGTTTTATTGAAATGTATTTTCCAAGAAGTGTTTAGTCCGGAAacttttttgtaaagttgcaggtatcTACAGGAGTGACATCAGCCGTGGCATAAGCCATGCGCTGATTTAATCCTCTCAAAAAATTATGAAACAAAATTGAAATATAATTGAAACGCGATTATTTTGTGAAACATATCGTGGTGTCAGGAGATTCACTTTTTACCAAAATGTTTCACAATGTTTACCTATGTATCAGTTTAGTTTCACAAAAATATCacttatgcttcaattattaGATTTATGTTAGACAAATGTCAAATGCCTCACAAATCTCAAAGCATGAACTGGACGGTGGATGTGATGCCTGTACTCGTGTTAGTCCATGCGCTCGCTCATCTCCCTCTAATCCCTACATCTCCTATCTCCAAGCCTTTTTCGACCACCCTCTCCCGCCTCCAATATCCGCATGTCATTCCATCCACCTCAAACAATAGCGCCCAAACAGCATGGCCGGCCACTACTCCCATGAAGACGCATGTATTCGCCTCCCATAACCTGGAAGAGTGGAGATTAGCGGATGCTACGATCATTAGACGTAGAGAGTAGTCCCTTTTCTTTCTCTTGGTGTAATCCCTCAATCTATTGCTTTGTGATAATTTGGAGTTCTTGTAAAAAAAATCGGTGCCTTCTATTAAAAAAAATGGTACGTACCCTCGAAAAAAAATTCAACTAACACGGCAAGAAAATGCGAAATAATCAAAATTACCTCCTCTGTGATAGCGCCGCGGAAAGACTGCACTCTTTTTGCGCTCAACAGGTGTGTGGTCATGAGCTTCCTCGCCTGCCGCCAGTACTCGCCGTATGGCGCGAAGGCGACGTCGCACGAGCCGTAGAGGATGATGTCGGCGACCACGGAGCGCGGCCGCGACGCAAAGACGCGGTCGTGCGTCCGCAGCACCGCCTCCGCGGCACGCGGCGACGACACGACGAGCGTCGGCACGGCGCCGAGGTGTAGGAGCATCAGGTCGGGACCATGCTTCCTGGCGAGGCCGCAGAGGGAGATGTGCGGGAGGGAGCCGACGAGGTGCAGGTGCCCGATGATGGGCAGAGCCGGCGGCGAGGGCGGGAGACGGTGTTCTCGCTGCTGCGCTTTCCCTGTCTTGGCCGTAAGCCAGCGATGCACAAACAGGAGGAATGGGAAGAGGAGCAACGGAAACCATGCCAGCAGAGGCGTGTCGAGGATAAGTTTCTTCACAGCTTCCATGGGAAATAAATGCAGGCGAGTATTGTTTTTGTGAACCACAAGCTCGATCTGCTGCTTTATAAGCTAGCCAGGCAGG
This Lolium perenne isolate Kyuss_39 chromosome 1, Kyuss_2.0, whole genome shotgun sequence DNA region includes the following protein-coding sequences:
- the LOC127317731 gene encoding indole-2-monooxygenase isoform X2, which codes for MEAVKKLILDTPLLAWFPLLLFPFLLFVHRWLTAKTGKAQQREHRLPPSPPALPIIGHLHLVGSLPHISLCGLARKHGPDLMLLHLGAVPTLVVSSPRAAEAVLRTHDRVFASRPRSVVADIILYGSCDVAFAPYGEYWRQARKLMTTHLLSAKRVQSFRGAITEEVSMAMAKINEVATTGGTVDMRGFNLEECFPALARVGVLRRAICAKAERVRNRWADLLDKVINDRVSKKKSNFDHKDADFVDILLSVQHEYDLTREHMKALLTDVFFAAIDTSSNTLEFTLAELMRRPGLMRKLQDEMRSIVPPGQKIVTENDINNMAYLRAVIKESLRLHPVSPFLAPHLAMADCNIDGYMISSGTRVIVNAWAIGRHLTSWEDAEEFRPERFVEGGNDVHVNFKGNDFQFLPFGAGRRICPGINIGLTNIELMLANLIYNFDWEPSRGVEIKDIDMTEVFGLTIRRKEKLLLIPKVHM
- the LOC127317731 gene encoding indole-2-monooxygenase isoform X1; the encoded protein is MEAVKKLILDTPLLAWFPLLLFPFLLFVHRWLTAKTGKAQQREHRLPPSPPALPIIGHLHLVGSLPHISLCGLARKHGPDLMLLHLGAVPTLVVSSPRAAEAVLRTHDRVFASRPRSVVADIILYGSCDVAFAPYGEYWRQARKLMTTHLLSAKRVQSFRGAITEEVSMAMAKINEVATTGGTVDMSELLYSFSNNMACRIVSGNFFLKEGQTKLFRDLINDTSHVLGGFNLEECFPALARVGVLRRAICAKAERVRNRWADLLDKVINDRVSKKKSNFDHKDADFVDILLSVQHEYDLTREHMKALLTDVFFAAIDTSSNTLEFTLAELMRRPGLMRKLQDEMRSIVPPGQKIVTENDINNMAYLRAVIKESLRLHPVSPFLAPHLAMADCNIDGYMISSGTRVIVNAWAIGRHLTSWEDAEEFRPERFVEGGNDVHVNFKGNDFQFLPFGAGRRICPGINIGLTNIELMLANLIYNFDWEPSRGVEIKDIDMTEVFGLTIRRKEKLLLIPKVHM